The proteins below are encoded in one region of Pseudobacteroides sp.:
- a CDS encoding glycoside hydrolase family 9 protein, giving the protein MRKKLSILGLLILIILAAKTTCFAGNLLDQSDFSGTTALPWTTVPSAPGVASGKIVNGEYVLTITNPGVNKWDVQFRHRGITLQKGHTYEVKFKLRSAVDCKVYAKVGDQDTPYKEYWSNANTPIELIGGEEKLVSQTFVMADNTISGVEFAFQFGGEMASEIYPYTVAIDDVYLLDEQFTPTIPPELAPAPDVRVNQVGYFPNGQKKATLVSDSTTPVKWYLRDKENIVVASGNTKVIGLDAASGDKVHIIDFSSYKQPGTEYKITVGKSTSHPFDISTSLYSVMKYDAMRYFYHARSGIEITMPYCTEPQWARRAGHKPDVGIALPQTGEYTLDVTGGWYDAGDHGKYVVNGGISVWTLLNLYERSKQVGGAAVTAFRDGKLIIPENTKSSSIYVNEKYNGTPDILDECKWEMDFLLKMQIPEGYPNAGMALHKINDKKWTMLGLEPADDKEERNLYPASTAATLNLAATAAQASRLWNIVDSKYSAKLLAAAELAWDKAVENPAMYAQALGGGGGEYGDSNVKDDFYWAACELYVTTGKAKYLDYMKSSEYYLQMPSKFGTITGCFDWAVTNGLGTLTLVTAPNNLPQADLETAKRNIIAAADSFMAVQAKEGYGAPLEPSYYTWGSNSFILNECIVMGVSYDITKDSKYINGITESFDYLLGRNPNDKSYVSGYGEKPLRNPHHRFFARQANSKFPTVPPGFVSGGPNSGTEDPYVQEAGIKGMPPQKCFIDHIESWSTNEVTINWNAPFVWVTEFLDEVGGSITESVREDINKDKAVNMMDVAAMARAFNGVAGDSVYDSRCDLDNDGAINMNDVVILAKKFGFTY; this is encoded by the coding sequence ATGAGAAAAAAGCTATCCATTTTAGGTCTGCTGATACTTATTATTTTGGCAGCTAAAACGACCTGCTTTGCAGGCAATCTGTTGGACCAAAGCGATTTTAGCGGCACTACTGCTTTGCCTTGGACAACTGTTCCGTCTGCACCTGGAGTTGCATCAGGAAAGATTGTTAACGGTGAGTACGTTTTGACAATTACAAATCCTGGTGTTAACAAATGGGATGTACAATTCAGACACAGAGGCATTACTTTACAAAAGGGACATACATATGAAGTAAAATTCAAATTACGTTCTGCAGTTGACTGTAAGGTATATGCAAAAGTTGGAGATCAGGATACACCTTACAAGGAATACTGGTCAAATGCCAATACACCAATTGAATTGATTGGCGGAGAAGAAAAACTTGTATCCCAAACCTTTGTAATGGCTGATAACACTATTTCCGGTGTTGAATTCGCATTCCAGTTTGGCGGAGAAATGGCCAGCGAGATTTATCCATATACTGTTGCCATAGATGATGTATATCTTCTGGATGAACAGTTTACACCAACTATACCACCTGAACTTGCTCCTGCACCCGATGTACGTGTTAATCAGGTAGGATATTTCCCTAACGGACAGAAAAAGGCTACTTTGGTTAGTGATTCAACTACACCTGTAAAATGGTACTTAAGAGACAAGGAAAATATAGTTGTTGCATCAGGAAATACTAAAGTAATAGGCCTTGATGCTGCTTCAGGTGATAAGGTCCATATAATTGACTTTTCATCATACAAGCAACCAGGAACTGAATATAAAATCACTGTAGGAAAAAGCACTAGTCATCCTTTTGATATTTCAACCAGCCTGTATTCAGTTATGAAATATGATGCAATGAGATATTTCTACCACGCAAGAAGCGGTATTGAAATTACAATGCCTTACTGTACAGAGCCACAATGGGCTAGAAGAGCTGGACATAAACCTGATGTCGGAATAGCATTGCCTCAGACAGGAGAATATACTCTTGATGTAACAGGCGGATGGTATGATGCAGGTGACCATGGAAAGTATGTTGTTAACGGTGGTATTTCTGTTTGGACTCTTTTGAATCTTTATGAAAGATCAAAACAGGTAGGCGGAGCTGCTGTCACAGCTTTTAGAGATGGTAAGCTTATTATACCGGAAAATACAAAATCATCTTCAATCTATGTTAATGAAAAATATAACGGTACACCTGATATTCTCGATGAATGTAAATGGGAAATGGATTTCCTTCTTAAGATGCAAATTCCCGAAGGATATCCGAACGCAGGTATGGCATTGCATAAAATCAATGATAAAAAATGGACTATGTTAGGTCTTGAGCCAGCAGATGATAAAGAGGAACGTAACTTGTATCCTGCAAGCACTGCTGCTACATTAAATCTTGCTGCAACTGCTGCACAGGCTTCACGTTTATGGAATATTGTGGATTCAAAGTATTCTGCTAAACTCTTAGCAGCAGCTGAGTTGGCATGGGATAAGGCTGTAGAAAATCCTGCAATGTATGCTCAGGCTCTTGGCGGAGGCGGCGGTGAATACGGCGACTCAAATGTGAAAGATGATTTCTACTGGGCTGCTTGTGAATTATATGTTACAACAGGTAAAGCTAAGTATTTGGATTACATGAAGAGTTCCGAGTATTATCTCCAAATGCCATCCAAGTTCGGAACTATAACTGGATGCTTCGACTGGGCAGTAACAAACGGATTGGGTACATTAACACTTGTTACAGCACCAAACAATCTTCCACAGGCTGATTTGGAAACTGCAAAAAGAAATATAATAGCTGCTGCTGACAGTTTTATGGCTGTTCAAGCTAAAGAAGGCTATGGAGCACCTTTAGAGCCAAGTTACTACACATGGGGTTCAAACTCATTTATTCTCAATGAATGTATAGTAATGGGTGTATCTTACGATATAACCAAGGATAGCAAGTATATAAACGGAATTACCGAAAGCTTTGATTACTTATTAGGACGTAACCCTAATGATAAGTCATATGTTTCCGGATACGGAGAAAAACCACTTAGAAATCCGCACCATCGTTTCTTCGCACGCCAGGCGAACAGCAAATTCCCAACTGTACCTCCAGGATTTGTATCCGGCGGACCTAATTCAGGTACCGAAGATCCATATGTTCAGGAAGCCGGAATAAAAGGAATGCCACCACAAAAATGCTTCATCGACCACATTGAATCATGGTCAACTAATGAAGTAACAATCAACTGGAATGCACCATTTGTTTGGGTAACAGAATTCCTTGATGAAGTTGGCGGAAGTATTACTGAAAGCGTAAGAGAAGACATCAATAAGGATAAGGCTGTAAACATGATGGACGTTGCAGCAATGGCTAGAGCATTTAATGGAGTTGCAGGCGATTCAGTATATGACTCAAGATGCGACCTTGATAATGATGGAGCTATTAACATGAATGACGTAGTAATTCTTGCTAAGAAATTCGGTTTTACTTATTAA
- a CDS encoding response regulator — translation MRILIAEDDMASRKFLSRFLSKFGECDITVDGMEAIEAFMVSFDIGRQYDLICLDIMMPKLDGIKVLKTIREIEKQKGISEEKQVKIIMTSALNELDVVNNSFETGSEAYATKPINTEKFEEVMKKLNLIK, via the coding sequence ATGAGAATTTTGATAGCAGAAGATGATATGGCAAGCAGAAAGTTTTTATCCAGATTCTTATCAAAGTTTGGCGAATGCGATATAACTGTAGACGGAATGGAGGCTATCGAAGCGTTTATGGTTTCCTTTGATATAGGCAGGCAGTATGATTTGATTTGCCTTGATATTATGATGCCTAAGCTCGATGGTATAAAGGTTCTGAAAACAATCCGAGAAATTGAAAAGCAAAAGGGCATATCTGAGGAAAAACAGGTTAAAATTATTATGACAAGTGCATTAAACGAGTTGGATGTTGTAAACAATTCCTTTGAGACAGGAAGTGAGGCTTATGCAACAAAGCCAATCAATACCGAAAAGTTTGAGGAGGTTATGAAGAAGCTGAATTTGATAAAATAG
- a CDS encoding chemotaxis protein CheD, which yields MIIIGIGEHAVTNEYGEIIITYALSSCVAVTVYSPDKYVAAMVHVYLPEYSKRPALKSINPWAYADTAVPMLIQKVCDNYKCNKYELEIKIFGGAESRNKSDIFKIGRRNVEAVNKALSLLNLCVSYSDIGGSSSRTVTLYSDSGEVKVSYLPLNI from the coding sequence TTGATTATTATAGGGATAGGTGAACATGCGGTTACAAATGAATATGGAGAAATCATTATAACATATGCCCTTTCTTCTTGTGTTGCCGTGACGGTATATTCACCTGATAAGTATGTGGCGGCAATGGTACACGTATATCTTCCGGAGTATTCCAAACGGCCGGCACTCAAAAGCATTAATCCATGGGCATATGCGGATACTGCGGTTCCTATGCTTATCCAGAAGGTTTGCGATAATTATAAATGTAATAAATATGAACTTGAAATAAAAATCTTTGGAGGAGCTGAGTCTAGAAATAAGTCAGATATATTTAAAATAGGCAGGAGAAATGTAGAAGCAGTAAATAAGGCATTGAGTCTTTTAAATCTATGTGTATCTTACAGTGATATAGGTGGCAGCAGCAGCAGAACTGTCACATTATATTCCGATTCAGGAGAAGTCAAGGTGAGTTATTTACCCTTAAATATTTAG
- a CDS encoding class I SAM-dependent methyltransferase, producing the protein MIVADDWKDYELIDAKDGEKLERWGKYILRRPDPQVIWPTQNSSNLWSNPHGHYFRSKSGGGNWEFKIKLPERWTISYDKLSFYIEPTNFKHTGLFPEQAVNWKWIIDKIQNASRKISVLNLFAYTGGATVAAAYAGAEVCHVDASKGMVTWAKENINLSGLSDRKVRYITDDVVKFVQREYRRGNKYDAIIMDPPSYGRGPKGELWKIEESLYMIIEECAKILSDKPLFMLVNSYTTGFSPIIIQNILNVLLGNKIGGKVTCGEVGLPITAPGLLLPCGIYGRWEA; encoded by the coding sequence ATAATTGTAGCGGATGACTGGAAGGATTATGAGTTAATAGATGCCAAGGACGGCGAAAAGTTGGAAAGATGGGGCAAATATATATTAAGGAGGCCTGATCCTCAGGTTATCTGGCCTACCCAAAATAGTAGCAATCTTTGGTCAAACCCCCACGGCCACTATTTTCGCAGCAAAAGCGGTGGTGGAAATTGGGAATTTAAAATAAAGCTGCCCGAAAGGTGGACAATCAGCTATGACAAGCTTTCCTTTTATATAGAGCCAACCAACTTTAAACATACGGGACTATTCCCCGAGCAAGCTGTAAACTGGAAATGGATTATTGATAAAATACAGAATGCATCAAGGAAGATAAGCGTATTAAACCTTTTTGCCTATACAGGAGGTGCAACTGTGGCTGCTGCATATGCCGGTGCTGAAGTATGCCACGTTGATGCATCTAAGGGCATGGTTACATGGGCAAAAGAAAATATAAATCTTTCAGGCCTTTCAGACAGGAAGGTCAGATACATAACCGACGATGTAGTCAAGTTTGTCCAAAGGGAATATAGACGGGGCAATAAATACGACGCAATAATCATGGATCCTCCATCTTATGGCAGGGGCCCTAAGGGTGAATTGTGGAAAATAGAAGAATCTCTGTATATGATTATTGAAGAGTGTGCAAAGATTTTGTCCGACAAACCGCTGTTCATGCTTGTAAACTCATATACAACAGGCTTCTCCCCCATAATCATTCAAAATATACTTAATGTGCTCCTTGGTAATAAAATAGGAGGCAAGGTTACATGCGGAGAAGTGGGACTGCCCATAACAGCTCCGGGGCTATTACTCCCCTGCGGAATTTACGGACGTTGGGAGGCCTAG
- a CDS encoding PilZ domain-containing protein, whose product MDDVIEIENVLPEKSIIKTRHPGSYDWVTTIIRKAYGNCIEVEQVEDYMVKVLMIGDNLLIKYSDKEYLYTLESTVQGIKFASRSVILNVNSIKRIKNIRYSYRYDAYLSSSLKVMEDFSEVYSVVTNLSNTGMSIITKGYMEIGEKVDMNVYLSSENIINFKCEIKWSDVIWPNNMYGVHILDMDNINREKFEGYIKRLERKEKRLISKYTKKTKM is encoded by the coding sequence ATGGATGATGTAATTGAGATTGAAAACGTTCTGCCCGAAAAGTCAATTATCAAGACGAGACATCCAGGTAGTTATGATTGGGTGACAACAATTATCCGTAAAGCTTATGGAAACTGTATTGAAGTCGAGCAGGTTGAAGACTATATGGTTAAAGTATTAATGATCGGTGATAATCTGTTAATTAAATACTCAGATAAAGAATATCTTTATACTCTTGAATCAACTGTTCAGGGAATTAAATTTGCTTCTAGGTCAGTTATTTTAAATGTGAACAGTATTAAAAGGATAAAAAATATCAGGTATTCGTACAGGTATGATGCTTATTTGAGCTCCAGCTTAAAGGTGATGGAAGATTTTAGTGAAGTGTATTCTGTTGTTACCAATCTTAGTAACACGGGTATGAGTATAATTACAAAGGGTTATATGGAAATCGGTGAAAAAGTCGATATGAACGTATATCTTTCCAGTGAAAATATTATCAATTTCAAATGTGAAATTAAATGGAGCGATGTGATTTGGCCCAATAACATGTATGGGGTTCACATATTGGATATGGATAATATTAATAGAGAAAAGTTCGAAGGTTACATAAAAAGGCTGGAAAGAAAGGAAAAACGCCTGATTTCCAAGTATACTAAAAAAACAAAAATGTAG
- a CDS encoding RluA family pseudouridine synthase: MKNSIKINLIYEDNHVLVIEKPVNLPTQKDQSEDLDLLTLLKDDLKLRYNKPGNVFLGLVHRLDRPVGGVMVFAKTSKAASRLSDQIRKREFSKVYYAVTIGTPTKLSDTLKHYLLKNTSTNQVKSVSPGTPESKEAILSYDILSSMEGLSLARVKLHTGRPHQIRVQFSTIGHPLYGDAKYGSAGNVKAQIALWSREIGFKHPTQNENMTFTSQPPDLYPWNLFPAYNI; the protein is encoded by the coding sequence TTGAAAAATTCCATAAAAATTAACCTGATCTACGAAGATAATCATGTTCTGGTTATTGAAAAACCGGTTAATTTACCTACTCAGAAAGACCAATCGGAGGATTTGGATCTGCTGACCCTATTGAAGGATGATCTAAAACTTAGATATAACAAGCCAGGCAATGTTTTTTTAGGCCTGGTTCACAGACTGGATCGCCCCGTTGGAGGTGTAATGGTTTTTGCCAAAACATCAAAGGCTGCATCAAGGCTTTCCGATCAAATACGAAAGCGGGAGTTTAGTAAGGTCTATTACGCAGTGACAATAGGCACTCCAACAAAATTATCCGATACACTGAAACACTATCTGCTGAAAAACACCAGCACAAACCAGGTTAAATCGGTATCCCCCGGTACACCCGAGTCAAAGGAAGCAATATTAAGCTATGATATACTTTCTTCTATGGAAGGCCTTTCACTTGCGAGGGTTAAACTTCATACCGGAAGGCCCCATCAGATAAGGGTACAATTTTCAACCATAGGTCATCCGCTGTACGGCGATGCAAAATACGGTAGTGCCGGCAATGTAAAGGCACAGATAGCACTATGGTCTCGGGAAATAGGTTTTAAGCACCCTACCCAAAATGAAAACATGACATTTACGTCCCAACCGCCGGACTTATACCCGTGGAACCTTTTTCCCGCATATAACATATGA
- a CDS encoding 2-hydroxyacyl-CoA dehydratase family protein, with translation MKKIGFTTSIPVEIVFAAGMIPVDLNNVFITAKSPERNIEQAENAGFPRNTCAWIKGIYSGVINCEDIDTIIGVVEGDCSNTKALLEVLELKGIKSIPFSYPGTDTAEKLKLEIKRLCEYFNVNLDECSKVKVELDKIREKLAYLDELTWKHNKATGFENHLWQVSSSDFNGDYTVFSKDITDLIDKIEARDENKSKLRLGYIGVPPIYTDLYDFVEEKGARIVYNEVQRQFTMADSIGIRDLVEVYSNFTYPYSLNGRLNDIKKQIEIRNIDAVIHYTQSFCFRGIEDIVIRKELGVPTLTLEGDKPGNVDARTRLRIEAFIEMLK, from the coding sequence TTGAAAAAGATTGGTTTTACTACAAGCATTCCTGTTGAGATAGTTTTTGCAGCAGGAATGATTCCTGTTGACTTAAATAATGTTTTTATTACTGCGAAAAGTCCCGAAAGGAATATTGAGCAAGCAGAAAATGCAGGATTTCCAAGGAACACATGTGCATGGATAAAGGGTATTTATTCAGGGGTTATCAACTGTGAAGACATCGATACAATAATTGGAGTGGTAGAGGGTGACTGCTCTAATACAAAGGCACTGCTGGAAGTATTGGAGTTAAAGGGGATTAAGAGTATTCCGTTTTCATATCCTGGCACTGATACAGCTGAAAAACTTAAACTGGAAATTAAACGACTTTGCGAGTATTTTAATGTTAATTTGGATGAATGCAGCAAGGTCAAAGTTGAGCTTGATAAAATAAGAGAAAAGCTTGCTTATTTGGATGAGCTTACATGGAAGCACAATAAGGCTACAGGATTTGAAAATCATCTTTGGCAGGTGTCAAGCAGTGATTTTAACGGGGATTATACAGTTTTTTCTAAGGATATTACAGATTTGATCGATAAGATAGAGGCCAGAGATGAAAATAAGAGCAAGTTAAGACTAGGATATATTGGTGTTCCTCCTATTTACACAGACCTGTATGATTTTGTGGAAGAGAAGGGGGCCAGGATTGTTTACAATGAGGTTCAAAGGCAGTTTACAATGGCGGACAGCATTGGAATAAGGGATTTGGTCGAGGTTTACTCCAACTTTACTTATCCCTACAGCCTTAACGGAAGGCTTAACGATATTAAGAAACAAATAGAGATTAGAAATATAGATGCAGTTATACATTATACCCAATCCTTTTGTTTTAGGGGAATAGAGGATATTGTAATTAGAAAGGAACTAGGCGTACCGACATTGACATTAGAGGGTGATAAGCCCGGTAACGTTGATGCCAGAACAAGGCTTAGAATAGAGGCCTTTATTGAAATGCTAAAGTAA
- a CDS encoding PAS domain S-box protein, protein MKCINDRDLTIKQGSFSFEDLQKTLTSIADGIISIDTEGNVLFMNEAAELLTGWSFKGASGMKISDVFALVHFITGETLENPFEKVIKTGIQSGLGSYYALVSKDGTRKLLSANIAPIKCGLGEVSGAVGVFRDITRLKKIEDELRDERNNLRSIFQYAPVGLIIVDNNSIILDVNNAFLRIIDKDIESVNGKLFGEGISCENSEIGGCKNGPKCSACALHNAIRKVMSTAEPVSDCSVTYNLYKNGVFIRHHFKISAVPIKISDVNCAMLVVEDVTNQKKIENELKENERKYRNLFMNMLNGFSYNKLILDPQKKPVDYLIMEANDEFCRMVGKSKEDVVGKRASEVFGKFRNAEIDMIEEYSKVALSGEVIRFEQQMSGNEDKWLSSLVYSNEKEYFALICSDISEEKRAQREMRKAMEATNSAYKAKSEFLANMSHEIRTPLNGVVGMVDLTLTTDLTPIQRDNLKTAKACADSLLRIINDVLDFSKLEAGKMIVEKIRFDLKNICDNIIKAHALKARDKGLCLKYDIDKEVPLQLIGDPNRLNQVLNNLINNALKFTEKGRVDIHISLVSRNNNSVKLQFIIKDTGIGISRDDMDKLFKSFTQVDGSHTRKYGGTGLGLVISKELLNLMGSTISVQSEKNVGSTFSFMLDFGIGQGNFTQYTEDNRICKSQYRAHILVAEDDKVNQIVICRMLDEKGYTYDVADNGIEAVQKFIEKDFDLCIMDIQMPQMDGIQATRLIRESKKKAGKHIPIVALTAHALHGDRERFLSLGMDEYLSKPIIMNDFFKKIEGLIDTNNSQKENIKENVNISINDGIEACTSDDQLDNFELISRKSDELGKAIISKDVNTIEAVAHEIKLLAAEIGIDQLKTLMFRIELASRREDINEALILNNEFIKLLRIKGLK, encoded by the coding sequence ATGAAATGTATAAACGATAGGGATCTGACAATAAAACAGGGAAGCTTTTCCTTCGAGGACCTGCAGAAGACATTGACAAGTATTGCTGACGGAATAATCAGTATCGATACCGAAGGAAATGTTTTGTTTATGAATGAAGCTGCAGAGCTGCTGACAGGATGGAGCTTTAAAGGTGCTTCTGGAATGAAGATTTCCGATGTATTTGCACTTGTTCATTTTATAACAGGAGAAACCCTTGAAAACCCATTTGAAAAGGTGATTAAAACCGGCATCCAAAGCGGGTTGGGCAGTTATTATGCATTGGTATCAAAGGATGGAACCAGAAAACTTTTATCAGCAAACATTGCACCTATAAAGTGCGGACTCGGTGAAGTCAGCGGAGCAGTTGGAGTATTCAGGGACATAACAAGATTAAAAAAAATAGAAGATGAGCTGAGGGACGAGAGGAATAATTTAAGGAGTATTTTTCAATACGCTCCTGTAGGTCTTATTATAGTAGATAATAATTCCATAATATTGGACGTAAATAACGCTTTTTTAAGAATTATAGATAAAGATATTGAGTCTGTTAACGGTAAGCTTTTTGGTGAGGGTATAAGCTGTGAAAACAGTGAAATAGGAGGATGCAAAAATGGTCCTAAGTGCTCGGCATGTGCACTGCATAATGCAATCAGGAAAGTAATGAGCACAGCAGAACCTGTAAGTGATTGCAGTGTTACCTATAACCTCTATAAAAATGGGGTTTTTATCAGACATCACTTCAAGATAAGTGCCGTACCCATAAAGATTTCAGATGTTAACTGTGCAATGCTTGTTGTAGAGGATGTGACAAATCAGAAAAAAATTGAGAATGAATTAAAGGAAAATGAAAGAAAATACAGAAACCTGTTTATGAATATGCTGAACGGTTTTTCATATAATAAGCTTATTCTGGACCCCCAAAAAAAACCTGTTGATTATCTGATAATGGAGGCTAACGACGAATTTTGCAGGATGGTAGGGAAATCAAAAGAAGATGTTGTAGGAAAAAGGGCTTCAGAGGTATTTGGCAAATTTCGAAATGCTGAGATTGATATGATTGAGGAATATAGCAAGGTAGCCCTAAGTGGTGAAGTTATACGGTTTGAACAGCAAATGTCAGGTAATGAAGATAAATGGTTAAGTTCGTTAGTATACTCAAACGAGAAGGAGTATTTTGCATTGATATGCTCCGACATAAGCGAGGAAAAAAGGGCACAGCGGGAAATGAGAAAAGCAATGGAGGCTACTAATTCAGCATATAAAGCCAAAAGTGAGTTCCTTGCAAATATGAGCCACGAAATAAGAACGCCTTTAAATGGTGTTGTGGGTATGGTTGATCTAACTTTAACTACTGACCTTACTCCAATTCAGAGGGACAATTTGAAAACTGCAAAAGCATGTGCAGACTCGCTGCTGAGAATAATAAACGATGTCCTTGACTTTTCAAAGCTTGAAGCAGGCAAAATGATTGTAGAGAAAATAAGATTCGATCTTAAAAATATATGCGATAACATAATCAAAGCTCACGCATTAAAGGCAAGGGACAAAGGGCTTTGTTTGAAGTACGACATAGACAAAGAAGTTCCCCTTCAATTAATTGGAGATCCAAACAGACTGAATCAGGTTTTGAATAATCTAATCAACAATGCATTGAAATTTACCGAGAAGGGCAGAGTTGATATACATATTTCTCTTGTTAGCAGAAATAATAATTCTGTAAAGCTGCAGTTTATCATTAAGGATACCGGGATAGGCATATCAAGGGATGATATGGACAAATTGTTTAAAAGCTTTACCCAGGTTGATGGTTCCCATACAAGAAAATATGGAGGAACCGGATTGGGGTTGGTGATTTCCAAAGAGCTTTTAAATTTGATGGGAAGCACCATTAGTGTACAAAGTGAAAAAAATGTTGGAAGCACATTTTCATTTATGCTTGACTTTGGAATCGGCCAGGGTAACTTTACCCAATATACTGAGGATAATAGGATTTGCAAATCCCAGTATAGGGCACATATACTCGTTGCTGAAGATGATAAGGTAAATCAGATAGTCATTTGCAGAATGTTGGACGAGAAAGGATATACATATGATGTGGCCGATAATGGCATTGAAGCGGTGCAAAAGTTTATAGAAAAGGACTTTGATCTTTGTATTATGGATATCCAAATGCCCCAAATGGATGGAATTCAAGCAACCAGGCTAATAAGGGAATCTAAAAAGAAGGCGGGAAAGCATATACCCATAGTTGCTCTGACTGCACATGCACTTCATGGTGACAGGGAAAGGTTTTTAAGTTTGGGAATGGATGAGTATCTATCAAAGCCTATAATTATGAATGATTTTTTTAAAAAAATTGAAGGTCTTATTGATACAAATAATTCCCAGAAAGAAAATATAAAGGAAAATGTAAACATAAGCATTAATGACGGGATAGAAGCATGCACATCAGATGATCAATTGGATAACTTTGAGTTAATAAGCAGAAAGTCCGATGAATTGGGGAAAGCTATTATATCAAAAGATGTTAATACCATAGAGGCTGTAGCACACGAGATAAAGCTACTGGCAGCTGAGATTGGCATAGACCAGCTAAAAACATTGATGTTCAGGATAGAGCTTGCATCAAGAAGAGAGGATATTAATGAAGCTTTAATATTAAATAATGAATTCATAAAATTGCTTAGAATTAAGGGTTTGAAGTAA
- a CDS encoding class I SAM-dependent RNA methyltransferase: MSKLHLIATSAFGIEAVVGRELKYLGYEDQYIENSKVTFSGDEDAIVKSNLWLRTADRILLKMGEFQALTFDELFEKTKALPWHEWIPKNANFPVEGKSINSKLFSVPDCQAIVKKAVVEKLKEKYKISWFEETGPTYKIEVALLKDMATLTIDTSGAGLHKRGYRKLVAHAPLKETLASAMLLISRWKHDRVLIDPFCGSGTIPIEAALIAKNIAPGLKREFISEKWDNINSSLWTKAREEAHDLVKNDRELRISGSDIDNDVMSLARYHAKQAGVENDIHFQRLPAADIKSRYKYGFIICNPPYGERIGESKEVEKLYRQIGQVFKQFDTWSYYILTSHPEFEKLFGSRASKKRKLYNGKIQCNYYQFYGPPPPKDNKDI; the protein is encoded by the coding sequence ATGAGCAAACTACACTTAATTGCAACTTCAGCCTTCGGAATTGAAGCAGTAGTAGGAAGAGAACTGAAGTACCTCGGATACGAGGATCAGTATATAGAAAACAGCAAGGTTACCTTCTCAGGTGATGAAGATGCCATTGTAAAGTCAAATCTGTGGCTTAGAACAGCCGACAGGATTTTATTAAAGATGGGAGAGTTTCAGGCACTTACCTTTGACGAATTGTTTGAAAAAACAAAGGCTTTGCCGTGGCATGAATGGATACCCAAAAATGCAAACTTTCCTGTTGAAGGAAAATCCATCAATTCAAAGCTTTTCAGTGTACCTGACTGTCAGGCAATAGTAAAAAAAGCAGTTGTGGAAAAACTCAAAGAAAAGTACAAAATCAGTTGGTTTGAAGAAACCGGACCCACTTATAAAATTGAGGTAGCACTGTTAAAAGACATGGCAACACTGACCATTGACACAAGCGGTGCGGGACTTCACAAAAGAGGATATAGAAAGCTCGTTGCCCATGCCCCGCTGAAAGAAACTCTGGCCTCTGCCATGCTCCTTATAAGCAGGTGGAAGCACGATCGCGTCTTGATTGATCCTTTTTGCGGCTCCGGAACAATACCTATTGAGGCTGCCTTAATAGCAAAAAACATTGCCCCCGGGCTTAAAAGGGAGTTTATCTCGGAAAAATGGGATAATATAAACTCCTCCCTTTGGACTAAAGCAAGGGAAGAAGCACACGATCTTGTTAAAAATGATAGAGAGCTGCGAATCAGCGGTTCAGACATAGATAACGATGTTATGAGCCTTGCCAGATACCACGCCAAACAGGCTGGTGTAGAAAATGATATTCATTTTCAAAGACTACCCGCAGCTGACATCAAATCAAGATACAAATATGGTTTCATAATATGCAACCCTCCTTATGGAGAGCGTATAGGCGAAAGCAAAGAAGTTGAAAAACTATATCGTCAAATAGGACAGGTTTTTAAACAGTTTGATACATGGTCCTATTATATATTGACCTCACACCCTGAGTTTGAAAAGCTTTTTGGGAGCAGGGCCAGCAAAAAGAGAAAGCTTTATAACGGAAAAATACAATGTAACTATTATCAGTTTTATGGGCCTCCTCCGCCAAAGGACAATAAAGACATATAA